The DNA region AACCAATACCTTTAACTCCTCTATAAATTATTATAAAAAGTTTGTAGGCACACCATTCAACATGAACATTGGCTTAAGCCATAGCCAAAATACCAATACTGAAAAAATTGAAATGACCTTGCCTTCTTTACAGATAGGTATGGACAGAATTTATCCTTTTGCTCCTAAGTCTGGAGCTAAAAAGAATCCCATTCAAAGCATTGGTTTAAGCTATAATTTTGATGCTCAAAATAGAATTTCAACTGACGATGATAAATTTTTGAAACCAGGTATGTTTAAAGATGCCCGTTCTGGTGCAAAACACACTATTTCTGCCAGTACTAATATGAAAGCGTTAAAATACATAACGTTATCTCCTTCTGTAAACTACAACGAAGTTTGGTATTTAAAAACGGTTGAACAGCGTTATAATGAAGGTCTTGATGTAATTGAGCGGGACACCATAAACAAGTTTGATTCTTTTCGTACCTATTCTGGTGGCGTTTCGGCTTCTACAACACTTTATGGAATGTTCAATTTTAAAAAGGGAAGGCTACAAGCTATTCGTCATGTAATGCGTCCTTCGGTTTCTTTTAATTACCGACCTGATTTTAGTTATTTCTATGATGAAGTACAACAGAGTGAAGATCCTGACGATTTAAGAGAGTACAGCCGTTTTGAAGGCGGCATCTATGGTTCGCCCTCAAGGGGATTATCCAGCAGCATCGGCCTAAGCCTTAACAATACTTTTGAAGCAAAAGTAATGTCAAAAGATTCCACAGCAACAGAACCTGAAAAGATTAAATTATTGAATAATTTGAATTTCTCCACAAGTTATAATATTGCTGCCGATTCTTTAAATTGGAGCCCAGTTAGAATGAGTGCAGGAACCACAATATTAGATAATAAACTAAGTTTAAATGCAAGTGCGACATTAGACCCTTACGCACTAAGTGCAAGCGGTAGAAGAATCAATACCTATAATGTAGACAACGGCGGCAGTTTGTTTAGGCTTACGCAAGCCAATATGTCTGCGAGTTATTCTATATCAAGTGATATTTTTGCAAAAAAGGACCCTGATGCTGAGAAAAACAACAATTCTGGTCGTCAAGAAGGAGATGAGGATAGTCTTTTTGGCAGTGATTTAACTACCCGAAATACACGAGACGATCAAGAAGAGAGCAAAACAAAAGTAGCCAAACTTTACGGAGCAACTTTACCTTGGAAATTAAGTTTACGTTATAACGTAGGCTATTCTAATTCACGTAGGCAGAATGATATTTCAAGTAATTCACTTCAATTTTCAGGCAATATAGAGTTAACACCCAAATGGAGTGTTGGACTTTCTTCTGGTTACGACTTTAAAAATAAAGGAATCACCTTTACTAACCTCAGCTTTGAACGTGATTTGGACAGTTGGCGTATGAGCTTTAATTGGGTCCCTTTTGGCAATAGCACAACCTACTATTTCTTTATTGGTATAAAATCTTCTGTGCTTAGTGATATTAAATACGACAAACGTAAAGTGCCAGACAGGAGGTTGTTTTGATTTGTTTCAAAACCAACACTCAAAATTTGGTTTTCATAAAAAATTTAGCGAACTTAGACGGATTACTCTGCAAACTATAGTAAGTTAAAAAACAGAACCATGCAAAAAGTAATTTTTTACCAATTTTCTATTAAACCAAATGTACTTTCTAATTTTTTACTAGTATTCTTTTTTATCATATTTTCTTCCTTTTCGAAACAGAATAGCAACAACTATCCAAAAGAAAAAATATACATTCAATTTGATAAACCCAACTATTATGTAGGTGAAGATATCTGGTTTAAAACATATCTAATTAATGCTGAAACACATACTCCTCAAACGTTAAGTAATGTAGTTTATGTAGAGTTAATAAATCCAAGTAATGAGATATTAGAAACTAAAACTATTAAAATTACAGATGGTGGTGGCCGTGGGAATTTTGAATTATCACCCAACTTAATAACTGGTGAATATACTGTTAGGGCCTATACTAACTTTATGCGGAATTTCAATTCTGCCTATTTTTTTAGAAAAAAAATATACATAAAAGCACTAAATCCTGATGGAACAATCAATAAAGTGCCAGGTACTAATGTGGTAGATATGTCAAAACCCGATATACAATTTTTTCCTGAAGGGGGTGATTTAGTAAATGGCTTTTTAAATAGAGTAGGATTTAAAGCCATTGACATAAATGGAGAAGGTATTGATATTGAAGGAACGATTACAGATAATACTGGGAAGAGAATATTGAAATTAAATTCGGCTAAGTTCGGAATGGGTATGTTTGAATTTGTACCTAAACAAGATAATTCCTATAAACTAAACATTGTCCACCAAGGGACTGAACTAGTTTACAACCTTCCCAATGCTATAAACCATGGTGTAGTCATGCAAATAACCGAACATGAAAACGACTTTAGAGTTACGTTGCAGTCTTCGTTAAATTATGGATTAAATAATTTTAGTTTTATAGGCACGCAAAGAAATGGAGTTGTTTTTAGGGCTGAATTGGCAGGTAGTAAAAACAATGCGGCCATTAAAGTGCCTAAAAGCAGTCTAGAACAGGGGATAGTTCAATTTACACTATTTGATAATAAGAAACCATTATGTGAACGGTTGTCGTTTTATGAAACGGACAAGGCCAATGTTGCTATAAATGTTAAACCTTCTAAGCAAGAATATGGAAAACGAGAATTAGTGGAATTAGAAATCTATTTAGACTCTATACAACAACCCAAAACGCTAACCAACATGTCAATAGCGGTTACAGATATGTCGGCCGTAGAAACAAATCCGTACGGATTAGACATAAAATCACAGCTTTTGCTTAGCTCAGAGCTTAAAGGTAACATTGAACAACCTGGTTATTATTTTTATTCGGATGACCTCAAAAGGAAAAAAAATCTAGATATATTGATGATGACTCAAGGGTGGAGAAAATTTATAATTAATGATACGTTAAGCAAACCGTCAAAACCAACCTTTCTCGCTGAAACTGGTATTAATTTAAGTGGACAAGTCAAAAAGTTTTTCAATCATAAAAAATCAGCTACTGCTGAAGTTTCACTTACGTACAAGAATAGTGAAGAATTTGTACATGAAACAGTGGTGACCGACCTCAATGGAAAGTTTGTTTTTAGTAACTTAAATTTTTTAGATTCAACTGCTATTATTATACAAGCAAAAAAAATACAAAATACAAAACAAACAAAAAGAGCCAAAAGTCCAGCTATGAATTTTCACATAGAAATGGATTCGTTTATGGCTCCAAAAATTACTTTAAAACAAAAACAGCATATAGAAGGTTTTTCAAAAAAAGCGGAGAAAATAACTAACAAAATTATAGCTACAGAGTATCTTGAAGCATTATATAAAATGCAAAAAGACAGAGTTAAATTAGATGAAGTAGTTCTTGAAGCAGAGGTCTTTGATAGAAATAGCTACTTTAATAAGAAACGAACAGAATTATTAAAAAACCCATCATATACTGTAGATGTAAAGGATATAAAAGGAGTGCCACCCAATAATTGGCTTACAGCACTTATCGGTAGAGTGCCTGGATATAGATCGGATGGCACCTTAAGAGGATCCAGTTCACTGGCAAATAATAAGCCTCTGTACCTTTTAGATGGCTATCCTGTGGATGATATTGAAAATTTTGCTTTTTCTGATATTGATTTTATTGATATATTAGTTGGTCCTAGAACTGTAATATTTGGGTTACGAGGAGGCAATGGCGTAATAGCCGTGTATACTAAAGATGGTTCCGAACCATCAAATACTAATGAAAGCTATAAAAAAAGGGGTATTGTTAGTTTTGAGAACCCAGGGTATACTTCAAAAAAATTCTATGAACCAGTTTATAAAACCCAACAAAAGGAAGATGCTAAATTTGATTATCGGCCAACTATATATTGGAATCCTACAATTAGATTAGACGAACACAATAAAACTAGTATTTCTTTTTATACCTCAGATGCAATATCACCATATCGGGTAGTGTTAGAAGGAATTTCAATGGATGGTAAATTAATAAAAGTTGAAAGTACTTTAAATTTACCAGCAAATTGAGTTAACTTACAACTCTATTCATAATTTATGATTGGGGTTAAACAGGCAAATATTTAGTTTTAAATTGTAAGCATTACCATCTAAATCGCTTAAGAAGCGTATTTACAAAAGCCTATCTCTTATCACTTATTATATAAACTTTTCTACTAAGAATAGATTTGAGCTGAAGCTATTCTCCACGCTGTGTTTTGAAAGCAGTAATGGTTGGACAAATTAACTTGGTTAGAATAATCGTGGTTATTATAACCACAATATTCGATTCAATTTTGAATACACGTTTTAATAAAAACCAAATTAAAGTAAAAACAATTAGAGAAAGTATAACATTCAATAAAACCGCTATTATTTGTTTATTCATTGTTTTTTCTTGTTACATCTAAAATCTATTTAACAACACCCTTCCTTAACCGTTCTGTAAACGTCTTCGTATTGAGGCAATATTTTATCAATGGTAAAACGTTTTGCAAATTGATACGCATTGTTTTTAAATTCACCTAACCGCTTATCATCTTCTAAAAGGTAAATGGCATTTTTAGCCATAGCTTCAGTATCACCAACATTATTTAAAAAACCTGTCTTGCCATCTATATTTACTTCTGGTAACCCTCCAGAATTTGAAGAAATTACTGGTGTTTTAGCTGCCATAGCCTCTAATGCCGCTAAACCAAAACTCTCTGTTTGAGATGGTAATAAAAATAAATCCGTCAGGCACAATATTTTTGCTAACTCTACACTGTTACCCAAAAATTTAACATGATCAGCAATACCTAAC from Aureibaculum sp. 2308TA14-22 includes:
- a CDS encoding putative LPS assembly protein LptD; this translates as MQSNFKYIVFVFLFLGIGCLSINAQNTNQKRDSLEPVKNKIIGLKGFSFSDTIQLPDAASLKPIDTTRIDSFKSKEYLDDKILKKATDYIKNDFVNKKAILYNEAEIFYQDIELKAGKITIDYEKNLAYAKGIIDSTGAYIQKPQFRQADQESEQDSLVYNFKNEKAIIYNTKTVQEGVIVRGEITKRENDSVFYLDRAHFTTSTKEKPDYEIVTRNIKLVPGKKIVGGLSQLKLADVPTPAVLPFFYVPLNKEKSVSGFLIPTWGENNNQGFFLQNGGYYFAINDYVDLAVLGDVYTNGSWGMRFESNYAVRYRFSGNFSLRFENLITGQRGFSNFNKRNNFYLRWAHSPAQQASPNSRFSVSVNLGSSQYFRESLNEFNIGQSVTNTFNSSINYYKKFVGTPFNMNIGLSHSQNTNTEKIEMTLPSLQIGMDRIYPFAPKSGAKKNPIQSIGLSYNFDAQNRISTDDDKFLKPGMFKDARSGAKHTISASTNMKALKYITLSPSVNYNEVWYLKTVEQRYNEGLDVIERDTINKFDSFRTYSGGVSASTTLYGMFNFKKGRLQAIRHVMRPSVSFNYRPDFSYFYDEVQQSEDPDDLREYSRFEGGIYGSPSRGLSSSIGLSLNNTFEAKVMSKDSTATEPEKIKLLNNLNFSTSYNIAADSLNWSPVRMSAGTTILDNKLSLNASATLDPYALSASGRRINTYNVDNGGSLFRLTQANMSASYSISSDIFAKKDPDAEKNNNSGRQEGDEDSLFGSDLTTRNTRDDQEESKTKVAKLYGATLPWKLSLRYNVGYSNSRRQNDISSNSLQFSGNIELTPKWSVGLSSGYDFKNKGITFTNLSFERDLDSWRMSFNWVPFGNSTTYYFFIGIKSSVLSDIKYDKRKVPDRRLF